GCGCCCCTCTCGCAACGCGCTGACGAAGAGGTCGTGGCGGCCGCGCCCGCCGCGGCCGTCGCTGGCGAAGAGCAGGCGCGTCCCGCCGGCGGCCGCCACCGGGGCCCATTCGTCGCCCTTCGAATTGACGCCGGCGCCGAGATTGACGGCGACGCCGTACTGCCCGGTCGCCGGATCGAACGGCACATACCAGAGGTCGTCACCACCGAGCCCACCGGGACGGTTCGAGAAGAAGAAGAGGCCGCGCCCGTCCGGGGCGAACGACGGATCGAAGTCGTTCTCCGGCGAGTCGAAGCTCGCCGGATGAGGGGTGCTCCAGCCGTCCTTCTCCCGCACGCTTTCCCAGATCTCCCAGCCCCCCGGCCCGCCGGGACGATTGATCGAACCCCAGAGCATCCGGGACCCGTCGGGGCTCCAGGTGATCCGGACCTCGGAGGCCTCGGTGGAGACCAGGCCCGGCAGGAGCAGCTCCGGCCGGGCCCCGAGCTCGAGCCGCTGCGCCGCCAGCGGCGCCACGACGACCAGGGACAGGAGGACGAGCGCCGCGTTGCGGCCCAGCCGACCCGTGACGCTCGTCGCCTTCACGTCACCCCTCCTTGCGGATCAACCGCCCGAGCGCCGCGCGATCGGCTTCGAGCAGCTCGGCGATGCGCGTCGCGTTGACGTCGGCGACGATGATCTGCCCCACCTCGGTCTCCACTTCGGTGTAGATCCCCTGCTCCCGCATCTTCCGCGTCTGGTACTCGTTGTCCTCGGTCGGGCTCACGTAGTGCACGGAATCGACCTTGTAGCGATGGATCAGGAAGAGATGCAGGAGCGTCATCAGCCGCTTCTTGCGCAGCGCGTCGGCGAAGGTGTTCTGGTCGCGCACCGAGAGGATGCTGCGTCCACGCCGGTCGTGGATCGAGGCGAAGACGACGTTGGCGAGCTTCTCCTCCCCGGGGCCGACGATCGCCAGCTCCAGCAGCTCGGATCCGGCGCGGTGCGGCAGAAGCTGCACGCGCATCGGCGTGGTGATCCCGTTGTGCTCGGACCAGGCGGCCAGCCACTCCTCGAGCAGCTTCTTCGGCACCTCGGTCTGGATCAGGTGCTGGTGCTGCGTCGACCCCTTCCCCATCGCCTTGGTCGTCGCCGTGCGACCCGAGGAGGCGAGCAGCGCCGCGTCGAGACGCGGACCGCCGACCAGGGTTTGCGGCGTCTTGTAGGGCGATTCGACGAGACGGATCTTGCGCTGCAGTCGGGCGAGCGCCAGCATGCCGTCCTGCCGCAGCGCCGTGGCGAACTCCTCCGAGGCGACACCGTCGACCTGGTGACCGCCGTAAGTGATGAAGTTGAAGACGAAGCCCATCTTCCCCAGCTCTTCCGGGAAGCAGCGCATCTCGTCCTCGCTCATCCCCGTCGAGTCCCAGTTGAACGACGGAGAAAGGTTGTAGGCGAGCATCTTGTCCGGGTACTCGGCGTGGATCGCCTCGGCGAACTCGCGCGCCTCGTGCAGGTTGGCCGAGGCGGTCTCCATCCAGAGAATGTCGGCGAACGGCGCAGCAGCGAGCGACTTGGCGATCGCGTACTCCAGCCCGCCTCGCACCTGGTAGTAGCCCTCCGGGGTCTTGGCGTGCTCGCAGTCCCAGATGATGTGGATGCCGAGCGACTTGGCCTTCTCGCGTGCCGCCCAGAGCGAGGCGCGATGCGCGAAGCGGCGCCACTCCGCCACGCTCATGGCGAAGCTCTCGCCCTCCGAGATGCGGAACTCGAGCACCTCCGCCACCGCCTCGCCGAAGGTCTCGAGGCCGGCCTCGGCCTCCCACAGCTCGACGAGCTTCGACGCCGCCTTGTCGAGCTCGACATCGGCGGTGAGCTCGCCGCCCGCCTTGGCGGCGGCCGCACCCGCCGCCGCCATCGCGGCGAGCCCGGTGCGCTCGAGCCACGACTCGGCGCCGCGGTACTCCTCGGCCGAGATGGCGTAGAGCCGGTGGCCGTTGATCGCCGTCACCCCGAGCTCGTGGAAACGCTTCATCAGCGCCAGGATGCAGACCTTGTACGAGGGCAGGGCGACGTTCGTGGCGCCGAGGATGAAGGGATGATCGCGCTCGTCGCCGCGGCCGTCGAGGAGGTTCGCCGCCTCGGCGTCGGTGCGCGCCACGATGATGCCGGAGACCTTCATCACGTCGAGCTGGAAACGCGCCGCGTTGAGGCGTTTGATCTGCTCGTCGGAGGCGACCAGCACCTTGCCGCCCTGGTGGCCGCACTTCTTCGTGCCGGGCCGCTGGTCCTCGATGTGGTAGCCGGTGACGCCCACCTCGACGAACCGGCGGACGAGGTTGCGCACGTGCGGGTCGCCGCCGTGACCGGTGTCGGCGTCGGCGATGATGAACGGGCGATAGTCGTAGACCGGCGTCGCGGCGCGCTGCTTCTCGGTCATCCGCGATCGCAGGTACTGCTGATTGCGGTCGGCGGTGAGCAGGGCGCGCACCAGCACCGCCGCCTCGTCGGGGACCTGGGAGAGCGGGTAACTCGCCAGATCGGGACCCGGGTCCTCGGTGGTCGAGCCCTTGGCCGAGGTCGCCCAGCCGCCGAGGTAGATCCCCTCGATGCCGAGCCGCTTCATCGCCACCGCCTGCCCCGGCGAGTACGGGCCGAAGGTGGTGATGCTCTTCTTCTCGGCGAAGAGCTCGCGCAGGCGGGCGTGGAACGCCGTCGCCGCCTCGCGCGCCACCGTGTGGTCGTTGCGGATCGTGCCGCGCTGCTCGACGACCTGGCGCGCCGAGTAGAGGCGCACGATGCCGGCGAAGCGCGGGCTGTCGAACCACTGCTGGGTCTCGAGGACTTCCTGATCGAACGGATTGCCGGTCGGGGTCATGGGCCGCTCCTGCTTTCTAGGCGCCGAAGTCGAGGTTGGCGGTCAGACGCGTGCCGTCCTTCTCGAACGCGTCGAGGTAGCTGCGGATGCGCTGCTTGGCGATGCCGAGGTCGTGGTTGTTCAGGTTGAGGTTGAGCAGGTCGATGTACCAGGGCGCCTTGACCGGCTCCTTGACGTAGGCCTCGACGATCGCGCGGGCGATCGGCAGCGTCGTCGGCTTGGAGTCGTCGTGCACGTCCTTGTTGCGCGCAGCGAGGAGCTTGGCGTACTCCTCCTCGACCAGGCGGCCGAAGAGCTCGAGACCGAAGAGATCGCCGGCCTTCGAGCCGGTGCCCGGGTCGTCCTCGGTGAGCCGCGCCCCCTTGTGCATCCACTCCCAGAGGATCGACAGGCGGATCTCGCCGGTCGCCATGTCCTCCATGAGGTAGAGCACGTCGTCGTTGCCGAAGAAATCGGCCGGCTTCAGCGCTGCCGCCTGGAAGCCCTGGCCGAAGGCGTTGCCGTACTGCAGAGCGACCGAGAGCAGGTCACGCGCCCCGCGCACGGTGCGCGGCGCCGGCTCGAGGAGTGCGAGGCCGGCGGCGTCCTCGGCGGAATAGGTGAGCGACGGGAACTTCCGGCCGAGTTGGTTGGCCTCCCCCGCCTTCTCCCAGACCGGCCGCACGATGTGCACCATCTTCCAGTGCGCCACCCACTTGCCGCTCGCCCCTTCGCGCTGCTCGCGCTCGCCGCCGGCGACCGCCCGCTTCATCCCGGCGGTGACGCCGGCCTCCGAGCCGACCGGAATGTTCGGCTCCATGCCGCCCTGCCAGAGCGCGAAGCGGCCGTTGCGGTCGGGGGTGTTGACGGCGCGGCGCACCCGGTCCTCGTAGGTGCGCATGTAGCCGTAGGTCATCGTGATGGCGTCGATGTTCGGGTTGACGAACGAGCCGTCCCAGGCGAGCGCGTCGGCGACGCTGTTGATGTAGTCCCAGCGCCCGGTATTGAAGCCGACGAAATGCGGCGAGAGCGCGGCGCGGATCTCCATCAGCTGGAAGCTCGCCTCGATCTGCTCGATGAGCACGTAGACCTTGATCGTCCCGTCGGGGAGAGCGAGGTGCCGTTCGAGCGCCGAGAGCATCCGGTTCCACACGGCGGCCTCGCCGGCGGTCTGGATCTTCGGCAGGTAGAGGACGAGCGAGCGCCCCTCGCTGCGCAGCTGCTGGTAGTTGTTGACGACGTAGAGCACGAGGTCGACGATCGAGGCCGAGAATCCGGGCCCGTCGGACCAGCGGACGTGGCGGTCGTCGAGATGCAGGCCGCGCGCGCGGAAGATGCGGGTGGTGAAGTCGAGTTGGCCCCGCCAGTCGGCGATGATCTCGCGCCCGAAGAACCCCTTGCCCCAGGCGTTCATCTCGGCGGCCACGTGCTCGGCGACGCGCAGGAAGACCGGCGACCGGGAGAAGGCGAGCTTGAGGTTGCGCAGGTTGTCGAGCGACATCGTCTCGACCTGTCCGAGCGCGTCCTCGCCGTCGAACATCCAGCCGTCGGCGCCGGAGAGCAGCGCATAGGCGACGTTGCGCAGACCGGCCTCGACGGTGGCGTGCGGCTTGGTGCCGGGGCCGGTCCCCTGGATCCACTGCCGTTCGAGGTCGCGAGGGATTTCGCTGCCGTCGAAGTTGCCGGCGCGGGCGTCGGCGACGCGGATCGTCGTCCCGGGGATGAGCGACTCCGGGTCGAGGAACTCGATCCTCCGCCCCTGCCGCGCCCGCTCCCGCCGCCGGACGATGCGCACCTCCATCGCCGCCAGGCGCTCGCGGTCGAACGGCGCGAGGGCCTCGAGCGCGGCGAGCGCCTCGGGCGTGTAGACGTCGGGATAGGCCTGAAGCAGGGGGGCGCGGAGCTCGAGGGTTCGGGTCATCGCGGGTCTCCGGTGGCAGGCGGCCATCTGCGGCCGCCGATTGTCGCACTGCGGCATAGATCCTATGTCACGGCTCGGTCCGCGCCAACAGGCGTTTCGTCGGTCGACGCCGAGTGGCAAACGAACGGCGTCGGGCGCACGCCTCCGAAGGCTAGTCGTCGCGGTG
This genomic window from Holophagales bacterium contains:
- a CDS encoding PD40 domain-containing protein, coding for MKATSVTGRLGRNAALVLLSLVVVAPLAAQRLELGARPELLLPGLVSTEASEVRITWSPDGSRMLWGSINRPGGPGGWEIWESVREKDGWSTPHPASFDSPENDFDPSFAPDGRGLFFFSNRPGGLGGDDLWYVPFDPATGQYGVAVNLGAGVNSKGDEWAPVAAAGGTRLLFASDGRGGRGRHDLFVSALREGRWSDAEPVAGELNSAEDDFDATYLDDGETLVFTRRVGEQDGADLYVAFAHDGRYGAAQRLDARVNAPGSWNLGPSLRPGERGFLYFTSHRDGESAGRLDLYRVSCEVRR
- a CDS encoding isocitrate lyase family protein, whose product is MTPTGNPFDQEVLETQQWFDSPRFAGIVRLYSARQVVEQRGTIRNDHTVAREAATAFHARLRELFAEKKSITTFGPYSPGQAVAMKRLGIEGIYLGGWATSAKGSTTEDPGPDLASYPLSQVPDEAAVLVRALLTADRNQQYLRSRMTEKQRAATPVYDYRPFIIADADTGHGGDPHVRNLVRRFVEVGVTGYHIEDQRPGTKKCGHQGGKVLVASDEQIKRLNAARFQLDVMKVSGIIVARTDAEAANLLDGRGDERDHPFILGATNVALPSYKVCILALMKRFHELGVTAINGHRLYAISAEEYRGAESWLERTGLAAMAAAGAAAAKAGGELTADVELDKAASKLVELWEAEAGLETFGEAVAEVLEFRISEGESFAMSVAEWRRFAHRASLWAAREKAKSLGIHIIWDCEHAKTPEGYYQVRGGLEYAIAKSLAAAPFADILWMETASANLHEAREFAEAIHAEYPDKMLAYNLSPSFNWDSTGMSEDEMRCFPEELGKMGFVFNFITYGGHQVDGVASEEFATALRQDGMLALARLQRKIRLVESPYKTPQTLVGGPRLDAALLASSGRTATTKAMGKGSTQHQHLIQTEVPKKLLEEWLAAWSEHNGITTPMRVQLLPHRAGSELLELAIVGPGEEKLANVVFASIHDRRGRSILSVRDQNTFADALRKKRLMTLLHLFLIHRYKVDSVHYVSPTEDNEYQTRKMREQGIYTEVETEVGQIIVADVNATRIAELLEADRAALGRLIRKEG
- a CDS encoding malate synthase; its protein translation is MTRTLELRAPLLQAYPDVYTPEALAALEALAPFDRERLAAMEVRIVRRRERARQGRRIEFLDPESLIPGTTIRVADARAGNFDGSEIPRDLERQWIQGTGPGTKPHATVEAGLRNVAYALLSGADGWMFDGEDALGQVETMSLDNLRNLKLAFSRSPVFLRVAEHVAAEMNAWGKGFFGREIIADWRGQLDFTTRIFRARGLHLDDRHVRWSDGPGFSASIVDLVLYVVNNYQQLRSEGRSLVLYLPKIQTAGEAAVWNRMLSALERHLALPDGTIKVYVLIEQIEASFQLMEIRAALSPHFVGFNTGRWDYINSVADALAWDGSFVNPNIDAITMTYGYMRTYEDRVRRAVNTPDRNGRFALWQGGMEPNIPVGSEAGVTAGMKRAVAGGEREQREGASGKWVAHWKMVHIVRPVWEKAGEANQLGRKFPSLTYSAEDAAGLALLEPAPRTVRGARDLLSVALQYGNAFGQGFQAAALKPADFFGNDDVLYLMEDMATGEIRLSILWEWMHKGARLTEDDPGTGSKAGDLFGLELFGRLVEEEYAKLLAARNKDVHDDSKPTTLPIARAIVEAYVKEPVKAPWYIDLLNLNLNNHDLGIAKQRIRSYLDAFEKDGTRLTANLDFGA